Proteins encoded by one window of Bryobacteraceae bacterium:
- a CDS encoding glycosyltransferase family 9 protein, translated as MTLAAKRHIFVLQAGDLRDVVLLEPLVAALSHRYPDASLTVACREEFTPIVPLFRRQPREVVPIDFDPRTVDRPSPALAGHLNSLDGLLGRRWVELFIAANRRPDWFSWYLGAKVQPRAAIRNPAGPAPRGLLRVLLAEAGLPEIAFEAPATAPESEIARIDSLAAAAGAAPAPSERWALPPGYDQMTESLLRQWSLGRGRYLVCFPFDDSPAKHPERRSWPQERLWSALLHLAHEWEMPVLLIAPEEQAPQAEAIAQCVDGASLRCWFTTPADAVLEAGLIASAAAYFGTDSGRTHVAQAFRVPGVAVHSGEQWPAYRAWAPGSISVVNPIECFGCEGDCPFTLPHCLDAIPSGPVLAALQEAIANPDAPPQVMTLRQPVSCAPGYLAGEQTAYRATLCESQDSRSRQVELLHAAAPAPRRNPLSSLWQNWHTGLWQNRHSG; from the coding sequence GTGACACTCGCCGCCAAGCGTCACATCTTCGTCCTCCAGGCTGGAGACCTCCGCGACGTGGTTCTTCTCGAACCGCTCGTGGCGGCCCTTTCCCATCGATATCCGGACGCCTCGCTGACGGTGGCGTGCCGCGAGGAATTCACGCCGATCGTTCCGCTGTTCCGCCGCCAGCCGCGGGAGGTGGTGCCGATCGATTTCGATCCCCGGACGGTGGACCGGCCTTCGCCGGCGCTCGCCGGTCATCTCAACAGCCTCGACGGCCTGCTCGGGCGCCGGTGGGTGGAACTGTTCATCGCCGCGAACCGGCGCCCGGACTGGTTTTCCTGGTATCTGGGAGCGAAGGTGCAGCCGCGCGCGGCGATTCGAAATCCGGCCGGTCCGGCCCCGCGAGGACTGCTTCGGGTTTTGCTGGCCGAAGCCGGATTGCCGGAGATCGCTTTCGAAGCGCCGGCAACGGCGCCGGAATCCGAAATCGCCCGTATCGATTCGCTCGCCGCCGCCGCAGGCGCCGCTCCGGCGCCATCCGAGCGCTGGGCGCTACCGCCGGGATATGATCAGATGACGGAATCCCTGCTGCGGCAGTGGTCTCTCGGCCGGGGCCGTTACCTGGTTTGTTTCCCGTTCGACGATTCCCCCGCGAAGCACCCCGAGCGCCGAAGCTGGCCGCAGGAGCGCCTGTGGAGCGCCCTGCTGCACCTGGCCCACGAATGGGAAATGCCGGTTCTGCTGATCGCTCCCGAAGAACAGGCCCCCCAGGCCGAGGCCATCGCCCAGTGCGTCGACGGCGCGAGCCTGCGCTGCTGGTTCACCACGCCCGCCGACGCGGTGCTCGAAGCAGGCCTGATCGCTTCCGCGGCGGCATACTTCGGCACGGACTCGGGACGGACGCACGTCGCGCAAGCCTTTCGAGTTCCGGGCGTCGCCGTGCACAGCGGAGAGCAATGGCCCGCCTACCGCGCGTGGGCGCCCGGTTCGATTTCCGTTGTGAACCCGATCGAATGCTTCGGCTGCGAGGGAGATTGCCCATTCACCCTGCCGCATTGCCTGGACGCGATTCCAAGCGGGCCAGTGCTGGCGGCCCTGCAGGAGGCCATCGCGAATCCGGATGCGCCTCCGCAGGTGATGACTTTGCGGCAGCCCGTTTCATGCGCGCCGGGCTACCTCGCCGGGGAGCAGACTGCCTACCGCGCCACGCTCTGCGAGAGCCAGGATTCGCGCAGCCGGCAAGTGGAGCTATTGCATGCGGCGGCTCCGGCGCCAAGGCGCAACCCGCTCTCCAGCCTCTGGCAGAACTGGCACACCGGCCTGTGGCAGAACCGGCATTCCGGATAG
- a CDS encoding sugar phosphate isomerase/epimerase has protein sequence MTRRELLAAATASTMLGANNRPPVGLELFSVRGELKKDLFATVRAVARMGYECVEFFSPYFEWTPEYAKDVRKMLDDLGIRCYSTHNSARSLEPANLAKAIDLNGIIGSKYVIMASAGRIQDLDGWKAVAARLSEASAKLATARMRTGFHNHQLEFKPIDGVRPIEILARETPKEVVLQLDVGTCIEAGSDPVEWIGRNPGRIVSVHCKDWGPGEGYRVLTGEGVSPWKKIFAAAERSGGLEFYLVEQEGSRFPELETAERCLATFRNLRG, from the coding sequence ATGACGCGCCGTGAATTGCTGGCTGCCGCAACCGCTTCCACCATGCTCGGAGCGAACAATCGCCCTCCCGTGGGCCTCGAGTTGTTCTCCGTTCGCGGCGAGTTGAAAAAGGACCTGTTCGCCACCGTGCGCGCCGTCGCCAGGATGGGCTATGAGTGCGTGGAGTTCTTCTCGCCCTACTTTGAGTGGACCCCCGAATACGCCAAAGACGTCCGAAAGATGCTCGACGATCTCGGCATCCGCTGTTACTCCACCCACAACAGCGCCCGCAGTCTCGAGCCTGCCAATCTCGCCAAGGCGATCGACCTCAACGGGATCATCGGCAGCAAGTACGTCATCATGGCGAGCGCCGGCCGCATCCAGGATCTGGACGGGTGGAAGGCCGTCGCGGCCAGGCTGAGCGAGGCATCCGCCAAGCTGGCGACGGCCCGGATGCGCACCGGTTTTCACAACCACCAGTTGGAGTTCAAACCGATCGACGGCGTGCGCCCCATCGAGATCCTCGCTCGTGAGACGCCGAAGGAGGTCGTGCTCCAGTTGGACGTCGGCACCTGTATCGAGGCTGGCTCGGACCCGGTGGAGTGGATTGGCCGGAACCCGGGCCGCATCGTATCGGTTCACTGCAAGGATTGGGGCCCCGGCGAAGGCTACCGCGTTCTCACCGGCGAGGGCGTTTCGCCTTGGAAGAAGATCTTTGCGGCGGCCGAGCGGTCCGGCGGTCTGGAATTCTACCTCGTCGAGCAGGAGGGGAGCCGGTTTCCGGAATTGGAGACTGCGGAGCGGTGCCTGGCGACGTTCCGGAACCTGCGGGGCTAA
- a CDS encoding PEP-CTERM sorting domain-containing protein yields the protein MRKLLLVSILAVATSFAGIIKIDGFADGQGPITAIGTNGPMVISDSDVLPPMSVSRTLEFAPPAVDTPPVSRSMIVDSGVLDINHGTGENTTARVIYALPQIVLPPAAIASTVELFLEIVQSDANPTNVQVLLNGGSLGSFAIPGNTMNQQVVFAVPSLVFGNPGTNSLVLEVTGANSYDITLDSFGVQWSTTPEPGTMVLVGLAISGLGLLRRRRPVA from the coding sequence ATGCGAAAACTGCTGTTAGTTTCCATCCTTGCCGTTGCGACGAGCTTCGCCGGCATCATCAAGATTGACGGTTTTGCCGACGGCCAGGGACCGATCACTGCGATCGGTACGAACGGCCCGATGGTAATCAGCGACTCCGACGTGCTTCCGCCGATGTCGGTAAGCCGTACCCTCGAGTTCGCTCCGCCGGCTGTCGATACGCCGCCTGTGTCGCGCTCGATGATCGTCGACTCCGGCGTTCTCGACATTAACCACGGGACCGGTGAAAATACCACCGCCCGCGTGATCTACGCGCTTCCGCAGATCGTACTGCCTCCGGCCGCGATCGCGAGCACCGTCGAGTTGTTCCTGGAGATCGTTCAGAGCGACGCCAACCCGACCAACGTTCAGGTTCTCCTGAACGGCGGTTCGCTCGGCTCGTTCGCGATTCCCGGAAACACGATGAATCAGCAAGTGGTGTTCGCTGTCCCCTCGCTCGTGTTCGGCAACCCGGGCACGAACAGCCTGGTCCTCGAAGTGACCGGCGCGAATAGCTACGACATCACGCTGGATTCGTTCGGTGTGCAGTGGTCCACCACGCCAGAACCGGGCACGATGGTGCTCGTCGGCTTGGCGATCTCCGGCCTCGGTTTGCTGCGCCGTCGCCGTCCTGTCGCCTAG
- the thiS gene encoding sulfur carrier protein ThiS has product MSQSADSAGAIAIAINGEPRRVPAGGTVLDLLANLGIEAGRVAVELNREIVRRQAWAETPVEDGDAVEIVHFVGGG; this is encoded by the coding sequence ATGAGTCAGTCCGCCGATTCGGCCGGCGCCATCGCCATCGCCATCAACGGGGAGCCGCGCCGGGTGCCGGCCGGTGGGACGGTGCTCGACTTGTTGGCCAACCTGGGCATCGAGGCCGGCCGCGTGGCCGTGGAACTCAACCGCGAAATCGTCCGCCGCCAGGCTTGGGCGGAGACGCCCGTCGAAGACGGCGACGCCGTCGAGATCGTCCACTTCGTCGGCGGGGGCTGA